One window from the genome of Sesamum indicum cultivar Zhongzhi No. 13 linkage group LG15, S_indicum_v1.0, whole genome shotgun sequence encodes:
- the LOC105177893 gene encoding small nuclear ribonucleoprotein E-like: MASTKVQRIMTQPINLIFRFLQSKARIQIWLFEQKDLRIEGRIIGFDEYMNLVLDDAEEVNVKKNSRKQLGRILLKGDNITLMMNTGK, translated from the coding sequence ATGGCGAGCACCAAAGTCCAGCGTATTATGACCCAACCCATTAACCTGATCTTCAGGTTTCTACAGAGCAAAGCTCGCATTCAGATATGGCTTTTTGAGCAGAAGGATCTGAGGATTGAAGGCCGAATCATTGGCTTTGACGAGTACATGAATTTGGTTTTGGATGACGCCGAAGAGGTCAACGTAAAGAAGAACAGCAGGAAGCAACTTGGGAGGATTTTGTTGAAAGGGGATAATATCACTTTGATGATGAATACTGGGAAGTAA